A genomic region of Papaver somniferum cultivar HN1 chromosome 7, ASM357369v1, whole genome shotgun sequence contains the following coding sequences:
- the LOC113296155 gene encoding uncharacterized protein LOC113296155 has protein sequence MDPPRRKGTRMKGANRKQNEYNPGITKLVQKRVKKRTVEEGEFVAAETQEMARLRKLEKENKKAMKALSPPSRPPRVGDKLLTPTHRGAYVVLGTDHRHAVRLMRHQASCSMTSTWDLDKECEEVKVIVKNSGLWHAVESLNIEHDKVTIETESVLEMKDGRLSKKFNLKKLRDKLWETKKIFDKEGRDAHELFKQLEAQVKMEEKARSYVVEANNVNGDFYTNHQEMMGEQPLSKIFMHEFKLGIHAEASIKATTRLVGLKDCVLLPSLKSVLHNHESLTNVYFYNGPRSFVVCYMAFEEAN, from the exons atggatccaCCACGGCGGAAGGGAACTCGTATGAAAGGCGCTAATCGAAAACAGAATGAGTATAACCCTGGAATTACAAAACTAGTTCAAAAGAGAGTGAAGAAAAGAACTGTCGAAGAAGGAGAATTCGTAGCCGCTGAAACACAAGAAATGGCGCGCTTAAGAAA GTTGGAAAAGGAAAATAAGAAAGCTAtgaaagctcttagtcctccttcaagacctcctcgtgttggtgataaACTCTTGACTccaacacatcgaggggcatatGTTGTGCTGGGAACG gatcacaggCATGCCGTCCGTCTCATGAGGCACCAAGCTTCGTGTTCAATGACTAGTACTTGGGATCTTGACAAGgaatgtgaggaggtgaaagtgattgtcaagaactccgggttgtggcatGCGGTGGAGAGTTTgaatattgagcatgataaagttacc ATTGAGACGGAGTCTGTTCTTGAGATGAAGGATGGTcgtctaagcaagaagtttaatctgaagaagttgagggacaaATTATGGGAGACAAAGAAAATctttgataaggaaggaagg gatgcccaTGAATTATTCAAGCAACTTGAGGCTCAAGTAAAGATGGAAGAAAAAGCTAGGAG TTATGTTGTTGAAGCCAATAATGTCAATGGTGATTTCTATACTAATCATCAAGAAATGATGGGTGAGCAACCTTTGTCTAAAATTTTTATGCACGAATTCAAACTAGGGATTCATGCAGAAGCTTCAATTAAAGCTACTACCCGTCTTGTCGGATTAAAG GACTGCGTTCTGCTTCCATCTCTAAAGTCAGTCCTCCATAACCACGAGTCCTTGACTAATGTCTACTTCTACAACGGACCTCGCTCTTTTGTTGTTTGCTATATGGCCTTCGAAGAAGCAAATTAA